A region of the Nicotiana tabacum cultivar K326 unplaced genomic scaffold, ASM71507v2 Un00150, whole genome shotgun sequence genome:
TACTTGAACTCTTGAACATTCACCTTTCTGAGTAGAGGTCCAAGAGCTTTCAATTTGAGCCAGATGTTGTTCATTTTCCTGTAGCTCAATGTTTGCTTCCCATGTTGTTGCACAATGTTCAGGAATTCTTCATGCTCTGCCCACACATTGAAAAACTTAAAAGGAGCTTTCCCACTTCTCTGTTGTAGAGCTAGCTTTAGAGTCATGGTAGAATGATCAGAGATGCAAGGCATGCCATACACAGTATTGATATGTCCCATGTCATCATCCATTCATAGTTTCCAAAAATTCTATCTATTCTACTCCATATCCTATCTGAACCAGGTTGCCTATTAGACCATGTGTAGTATTCCCATTCCCATGTTAACTCAGTTAGCCCCAGTGTTTGTATACAATTGGCATAGTCCCTAATCTCTGCTAACTATACATCCATGTAGTCTATCTTGTGTGTGCAGCATTGAGTTAAAATCACCATCAATCAGCCATGGTTTAGTGATTCCTTGTGCAAACTCTTTCAGGTTATCCTAGCAAAGTTAATAAATTTAATAACGTGATTATTTACTTTTctaaaataacttttatgtaATTCCACAGTTCAATTCTATTCAAATCTTTTAATTTGCAACACCTTAAACAACAAATAGATAGGATCGAAAGGACACAAAGAATATCCTTTGTATAAACCTTTGTACTTTCGCATCGGTTGTAATTCGTTGCGCGAAGAAATACCGTTGATAATTCGGCAAACTATAATTACGCGGCTCTAAACTGTAGTGCTTTACGAAAATTCTCTTTAAACCAAAAGAACATTTAAAAACTTTACGAGATATACTAAAGAATTGTTCTTTTTACATGTTAGTGGCTTCAATTTATTCTCCTGTAGATGTAAAAGCTTCAGTaaattgaaagaaatttattCATGATGTTAACAGTTTATAGATCAAAAGGTCTTACACACAACAAAAAACAGTCCAAAAAACATCATAAGCACCACTATAAAACAGAATTTCAAACCTTTCTGAAGTCCAAATAAAAACTCACAGAACCAAACTTAATTTGTCTATATATTTCCCCTATTTTAAGCAAGCTTGACATCAATGGTCTTAGGTTTCTTTCGCTCGGGCGGTGGCAATTTCTCAACAGTGACTTTAAGAACCCCATCTTGACAAACAGCAGTaattgaatcaatatttgcattCTCAGGCAAAACAAATTTCCTCATAAATTTCCCAACCCTCCTCTCCATTCTCAAATACTTCACCGATTCTTTCTCGTCCTTCTTCTCCTTGTCCCTCTTCCTCTCTCCGCTCACCACCAAAACATTGTCATCTTCCACTTGAACCTTGATTTCATTTGCTTTGGTTCCCGGCATGTCAACGATGAATATGTAGCAATTGGGATACTCTTTCACGTCCGCAGGTGTGGCTGCCATGGCTTTTGCATCTCGAACGTACGCTCTTGTGGGGTTGTTCTGTGTTGGCTTCTCGTGATCGTCTGCAAAATATAGCATGTCTTGAAGAGTAGAGAGAAGCCTAGAGTCGATGCCGAAGTTGGTGAAATCCATGGTGATTGCTCAGGTTGTTTGAAGACTCTTGTATAgaatgtgtttgataaaatgctttaATTGAAAATTCTTGCTTGTGCTTCAATTTTAATtggttatgtatttatagcaGGTATTAACGAGGACGCCATGATTCGAGAATGTTGCTAGAGATTTCTAGCTAACTTTAGGGGAAAGTTTGAGTGTTATATAGCAGGAAGGTACGAGATCTGACATGATTTTTTCTGAATCCTCTCGAATAATTAAGAGTCAAGGTCAAACACAGATAATTTTGGGCTGGCCTATGTCTACgttgtaaaaattgcacaggcgtTCTATTTGGTCGCCACCATTTAATCTATATCTATTTTACTTTTTAAGAGAAAATTATcctctatagcccctcaaaattttaatagcccatgttTTGTACCACTTACAAAAAATGGTCATTCGGCCCAAACATATTGGATATAGTAGCCGAAAGGAATAAGCATGACAACACAAGTGCCTATAGCTCAGTGAATAGGGCGTGTATTTCCTAAGCTGAAGGTTGTAGGCGCAATAGAGCAAcctttttttgcctttttaaatTGTATTTTGTACTTCTGGGTCTAATAATATTAGCTAAAAATTGAAttacagtctattttgtatattttttgtataataacagtctattttgtatagtgacaatctattttgtatatgtttttgTATAGtaatagtctattttgtatattttttgtatagtaatagtctattttgtatatttttgtataatgactatctattttgtatatcttttgtatagtaacagtctattttgtatatttttgtatagtgactatctattttgtatattgatagtttattttgtatattttctgtataatgacagtctatttttgtatatctattgtatataaattgtataatgATAGTCTATACTATtaatcgttgttgttgttgtcatctCTTCTATTACAGATAAAACTACATATATTCATCTCCTGAACACTCGACCTGAAAACAAATCCTAACTCGTTATTTTTCTCAATTCAGGAATATAACACTTGAGGCATGTATGCACATAGCGCCAGCATATGCTTTTGAAAGTGACAGTCTAACACTTCTGTTTGAATCGTGTAACACTTCTGTTTTCTTCTCATTCAGATCCCCAAACTTGTTATATATTTGGATAACTTCATCATCTGATGGCAAAGAAAAATCAGCTGCGAATGTCACCACCAGAATCACGGGTGAAGATTCTGTACCAGCTTCCTCGTCTTCTGTTCCCTGACTAGactattttctcttctttcctgTTTTCACTTTGTGATATTGCTTGTAGTTTGATCCGTCTAGATAGACTGAGCTCCTAAAGGTGGAGATGAAACCTCTGGTCTTCTCAAGAGATCTATTCTTCAAGAAAAGAGGGTTGACAACAGtagactgaacctcagagagtaCCTCATCGATCGATGAATCGATACCCATGGTGTCAAAAGTCATGTCAAACTGTTCAGCCTAGATGAAGTTTACATCGATACTTTTGAAATAACAACGAGAGAAACCAAAGAGGCTttttaaagagagagagagaaagagaaaagtgTCCATGGAACCACAGCCATGGGTTGCTGGCgtgagagagaagaagaagaagaagaagaaagatagtaaGGAAGAAAGATAGGGATGGGAGGCGACGGCTACCAGTTGTTATTGTTTTTAGGTTATGAATTGTATGGGTCAATTTGTGGCTATCAGATGATATATTTTTGGCCCGATGGGCTATAAATGATATTTGCtcattttttaaaaggaatttttatattcctataccatataggaaaccttattaccctcaatgtttaaagtttgatataattacattttaGTATACCAAATTACCAATTTTA
Encoded here:
- the LOC142179005 gene encoding 18.8 kDa class II heat shock protein-like, producing the protein MDFTNFGIDSRLLSTLQDMLYFADDHEKPTQNNPTRAYVRDAKAMAATPADVKEYPNCYIFIVDMPGTKANEIKVQVEDDNVLVVSGERKRDKEKKDEKESVKYLRMERRVGKFMRKFVLPENANIDSITAVCQDGVLKVTVEKLPPPERKKPKTIDVKLA